One Tamlana carrageenivorans genomic region harbors:
- the ribD gene encoding bifunctional diaminohydroxyphosphoribosylaminopyrimidine deaminase/5-amino-6-(5-phosphoribosylamino)uracil reductase RibD: MNTNEVYIKRCIEIAKNGLGTTRPNPMVGCVIVHNHKIIGEGFTSPFGGNHAEVNAIKSVENKELLKEATIYVTLEPCSHHGKTPPCCDLIIKHQIPKVVIGCIDDNEKVAGKGIAKLKDAGCLVTVGVLESLCKSHHKRFFTFHNKQRPYIILKWAESQDGFLSPVKKEAQAPVWITNPYSRILVHKWRMEEQAILVGTNTVIEDNPSLTVRDWTGENPFRIAIDKNQKLSKDLAIFNSEAKTLSITKDLIDFSKPIASQICDLLFNMEINSVIIEGGAQTLQTFIDENLWDEARVFTGPVHFQKGNKSPRFSGQLMHEENIISDTLKIYNND, from the coding sequence GTGAACACTAACGAAGTCTATATAAAACGCTGCATTGAAATTGCAAAAAATGGATTAGGCACCACCAGACCTAACCCTATGGTAGGCTGTGTAATTGTTCATAACCACAAAATTATTGGCGAAGGATTTACCAGCCCATTCGGCGGAAACCATGCAGAAGTTAACGCCATCAAATCGGTTGAAAATAAAGAATTACTTAAAGAAGCGACCATTTACGTCACCTTAGAACCGTGCTCACACCATGGGAAAACCCCACCTTGCTGTGATTTAATCATCAAACATCAAATCCCTAAGGTTGTTATTGGTTGTATCGATGACAATGAAAAAGTAGCGGGTAAAGGTATCGCCAAATTAAAAGACGCCGGTTGCCTTGTTACTGTGGGTGTATTAGAAAGCCTCTGTAAATCGCATCACAAACGCTTTTTTACCTTTCATAATAAACAACGCCCCTATATTATTTTAAAATGGGCCGAAAGTCAAGACGGATTTTTATCGCCAGTAAAAAAGGAAGCACAAGCTCCCGTTTGGATTACCAACCCCTATTCCAGAATTTTGGTGCATAAATGGCGTATGGAAGAACAAGCTATTCTAGTGGGCACAAACACCGTTATCGAAGACAACCCTAGTTTAACCGTTAGAGATTGGACAGGAGAAAACCCCTTTAGAATTGCCATTGACAAAAACCAGAAGCTTTCCAAAGACCTCGCTATTTTTAATAGTGAAGCAAAAACTTTAAGCATCACTAAAGACCTTATTGATTTCTCAAAACCTATCGCTTCACAAATTTGCGACCTTTTGTTTAACATGGAAATCAACTCCGTCATTATTGAAGGTGGCGCGCAAACTTTACAAACTTTTATTGATGAAAATCTTTGGGATGAAGCACGAGTTTTCACAGGACCTGTTCACTTCCAAAAAGGCAACAAATCACCACGATTCTCTGGTCAATTGATGCACGAAGAAAACATCATTTCTGATACTCTAAAAATTTACAACAATGATTAA
- a CDS encoding GNAT family N-acetyltransferase: protein MGKDTTVIREIEAKDNAQIEGVIRACFYEFNIPLEGTAYTDPETSHMFEAYQNEKDLYFVLDFKGEILGGCGLKPLINHESEICEIQKMYFSPQVRGKGFGHLLLQKCISAAKELGYKKCYLESAPQLKAAIHLYEENGFVHLDAALGNTGHHACGIWMIKEL, encoded by the coding sequence GTGGGTAAAGATACTACAGTTATTCGAGAAATTGAAGCTAAGGATAATGCTCAAATTGAGGGTGTTATCAGAGCGTGTTTTTACGAATTTAATATTCCTTTAGAAGGTACAGCTTACACCGACCCCGAAACATCTCATATGTTTGAGGCTTACCAAAATGAAAAGGACCTGTACTTTGTCCTCGATTTTAAAGGTGAAATTCTTGGAGGTTGCGGACTAAAACCGTTGATAAATCATGAGTCTGAAATTTGCGAAATTCAGAAAATGTACTTTTCGCCCCAAGTAAGAGGTAAGGGATTTGGTCATCTTTTGTTGCAAAAATGTATTAGTGCAGCAAAAGAATTAGGTTATAAAAAGTGTTATTTGGAATCAGCACCACAATTAAAAGCAGCTATCCATCTTTATGAAGAAAATGGCTTCGTGCATTTAGATGCGGCATTAGGAAACACAGGACATCATGCTTGTGGTATATGGATGATAAAAGAATTATGA
- a CDS encoding LEA type 2 family protein, whose translation MKKLLILSTLCLALFSCSVQEKPEFLGVYHVKVSEYNAQYIILNAEAHFKNPNSVGGELSTNGLKVFVNDNDIATVTSETFEVPANKEFSIPLTSKIPTDSLLSSKNLSSILGSFLNKNIKVQYKGDIKYKVFGFSRTYNIDKTENIEIKL comes from the coding sequence ATGAAAAAGCTATTAATCTTATCAACATTATGCTTAGCACTTTTTAGTTGTTCAGTTCAAGAAAAACCTGAATTTCTAGGCGTTTATCATGTCAAAGTTTCAGAATACAATGCCCAATACATCATTTTAAATGCTGAAGCCCATTTTAAAAACCCGAATTCTGTTGGAGGCGAACTTTCAACCAACGGACTAAAAGTTTTTGTTAATGATAACGATATAGCAACCGTAACTTCTGAGACCTTTGAAGTTCCAGCTAATAAGGAGTTTTCAATTCCTTTGACCTCGAAAATCCCAACAGATAGTTTGTTGAGTAGTAAAAACCTAAGCAGCATCTTGGGTAGTTTTTTAAATAAAAACATCAAAGTACAATACAAAGGAGACATAAAATATAAAGTTTTTGGATTTTCAAGAACCTATAATATCGACAAAACCGAAAACATAGAAATAAAACTATAA